The Myxococcales bacterium genomic sequence GGAGGTGCGGGTGCTGGTAGAGAACAGCCGGGTGAGCGACGACCAGGCCAGGCTGCTGTCACGAGACATCGCGCGGCGGGTGGAGACCGAGCTGGCTTTCCCGGGACAAATCAAAGTGGCCGTCGTGCGAGAGACGCGCGCGACCGATTACGCGAAATAAACGGCGCGCGCGCGGCGTCGAGGAGATCGAATCGTTGGGGCCGGGGCACACGTCCCGGTCACCCTTGCTCGCACGGCCGATTCTGGCGAGACTGCGAGCTCAACACTCGAATCGAGGAGTGACCATGAAGACATCGACCCAGTGGATAGCCGCGTTTTTCGCCTTGGGAGCCGCCGGATTGAGTGCCTGTGGAGGCGGCGACGGCGGAACGCCCCTCACGGAGGATGAGTTCTGCAACCAGACCGCCGCAATCGAATGCGGGACGCTCGTCTCGGGCTGCGGGTTCATGGGCGCCACACTGGCCGCCTGTGAGGCACAGCGCAAGCAAGTCTGCGTGCAAGAGGCTGCCTCCCTTCGGGTCCCCGGCAAGCGGGACTTTCGAGAAGCCAAAGCAGAGCTTTGTCTCGCCGAGACCCGTCGCTCGTTTTCGCCCATTGTCTCTGCGGCCGACTGGAAAAAACTGCGCTCCGTTTGTTCCCGTACCTTCGAAGGCCTGGCCAAGGCCAACGAAGCGTGCACGGTCGACCTCGACTGTGTGAGCCCGTTGGTCTGTGACAAGGGCGTTTGTGGCACCACACGCGTCGTGGCGGCGAATGCGCCGTGCTCGAATCCCGGTGAGGTATGTCCCGCGACTCAGTCCTGTACACGCAATGCCACGACCGGGTTCTTTGCCTGCGCGGCGCGTGCCGCCCTCGGTAGTGCTTGCAGTGCCACCGCGTTGTGCGCCGAAACCCTGCGCTGCTCGGGCGGCCTGTGTCAGGAGCGCCTGGGCATGGGCGCGGCGTGTGTGTCACACGATGATTGCCAGAGCACGCTGCTCTGCAATCCGCTCACGTCCACCTGTACCCAGTCCGTGAACTTCGCAGGTCAGTGCACGAACCTGGGAGGATCGGGGGGCACGCCCGGGGCGGACGCAGGCGCCACTGACGCTGGCACGAACGGCTGACGACCGCTGGCCCGTAGGTGCCGTTCGAGAGCCACGGCCGGTGTCCCTGCGCGGGATCACCGGCCGCGGTGTTTTGCCGGCCCCAAGCTCGCATCAGCTTCCGAGTAGCCGGTCGAGGAAGCTGCGCATTTCGGTCGCCGGGCTATCGATGAACGCCAGGCCCACCCGGGCGGCCAGACGAGCCAACGAGGGACCCGAGGTGGCGACGCCGTTCAGGGCGTCGAGCACGGCGGTACGTGCCTCGGGTGTTTTGGCCCGCCTGACGAGGGCTTCGAGGGCCACGAAGCGTCTCCGGCTATCGGCCTCGGCGTCGCGTAAGACCGCCGCCAAGGCCTCGGGCGTTTGGTCGGCGGCCCAGGCCACGGCCAGACCCCGGCTCGCCGCCTCACGGACGTCGTGGGCAGAGTCTCCGAGTGCTTGCTCGAGCAGGGGGCGGGCCAGCGTGGCCTCGCGTCCTGCGACGGCTGACAGCGCCTCGGCAGCGCTGCGACGGATGGTCTCGCTGCGGCTGGACATGAGCTGCGCCAGCGCCTGCACCGCCTCGGTCTCGGCACCCACCAGCTCGCCCAGGCCGAGCGCCGCCGTGCGGCGGGTCTCGAGGTTGCCCGTGTGAACCATGGCCTGGAAGATCGGGAGCACCTGCGCGGCCGCCTCACCACCCGCCAGAACCAAGAGGCGCATGGCTTCGGCCCGCACCGAAGGCGAACCACTGTCGGCGGCGGCCCGCAGGAGGTCGACGGCTGGAGGGTTCAGCCGGGCGGCGCCGCGCAGAGCCTCGAGGCGGATGGTCTCGTCGCGATCGAGCGCCGCTTGCCGAACCAGACCTTCCAGGCCAAGCGCCGCGGCGGCGTTCACCGCGAGCTTGCGCTCTTGGTGGTCACCCTGGCGAATCAAGGCATCGAGCGCCCGCTCGGCGTCCTCTGGCCGCTCGAACACCAGTCCGCTTTCGCCGGCATCGGTGAGGGCCAGGAGGGCGGCTTGTCGGGGGGGGCGCCTGCGGATCGCTCGCGAGGGCGAGGAGGGGGGCGGCCACGAGCTCGGGCGCCGCCTTGGCGAGTCGGCCCAGGGACTGCGCGGCGGCTGCTCGCACCGCGGGATCCTCGGCGACGGCCAGCTCCCGTGCAAGCCGGGCGGCGCCCTTGGGATCGCCCGCCGCAAGGTCGTCGAGACAGGCCGCGGCCGCGGCCCGGACTGAGCCGTCAGTGTCGCGCGCCACCAAACGCAAGTAGGGCGACGTGACCTGGGGCTCGCTGCGGGAGAGATCGCACAAGGTGCGGGCCACGGCGCGTTTGGCGTCGCCGGGGCCTTCCTTGAAGGCTCGGATGAGCGGCGGCAGCACGAGGGAGGCTTGTTTGTCGCCCACGCGGCCGAGCGCTCCCACGATTTCGCTGCGCCAGGCGGGCCGCACGAGCCGCAGCCCTTTCGTGAGTGTGTCGATGACGACAGGTGCATTGCCCGTCGCCAGCTCGACGCTGGCGTCGAGCCCCCCGCGCAGGACCTCGAGGTGGCTGTCGAGCAGGGTGCGGGCCAGCAGGGCTAGCCCGTCGCGCTTGAGGCCCCCCAGGGCCCGGGCCGCCTCGGCGCGCACCTCGGGCGCTGGGTCCAACAACGCCACCTTGAGGGCCTTTGCCGTGGCCTCTGGTCGCGCCTGAGACAGCGTGCCCCAGATCGCGGCGGCGGCGGCGCGGGACAACACGGGACCCTTGGTCTCGGTGCGTGCCAGCTCTTCGGCCTGGTCGGGCTCGAGCGTGCGCGAGAAGATGGGCAGGGCCGCGGCCCGAAGGCGGGGGGATCCCTCCACCGAGATCGCCCGCTCGATGACGGGGCGCAGGCCTTCCGCCGAGGCCCCGCCGTGTCGCAAGAGGCGCAGCGCCGTCACGCGGGTGTCTTCGGGGACGGCTGCGTCCGCAACGAGTGCTCCCAAGACGTCACTCACCTGGGAGGGCGCCTGCGTGCTGACCCGCTCGAGCATCGAGAGCCCTGCGCGTCGCAGGTAGGGATCGTCGTGCTTGGCCGCCTCGGCGGCT encodes the following:
- a CDS encoding HEAT repeat domain-containing protein encodes the protein MFERPEDAERALDALIRQGDHQERKLAVNAAAALGLEGLVRQAALDRDETIRLEALRGAARLNPPAVDLLRAAADSGSPSVRAEAMRLLVLAGGEAAAQVLPIFQAMVHTGNLETRRTAALGLGELVGAETEAVQALAQLMSSRSETIRRSAAEALSAVAGREATLARPLLEQALGDSAHDVREAASRGLAVAWAADQTPEALAAVLRDAEADSRRRFVALEALVRRAKTPEARTAVLDALNGVATSGPSLARLAARVGLAFIDSPATEMRSFLDRLLGS
- a CDS encoding HEAT repeat domain-containing protein encodes the protein MLSGLRPVQRGTASILLGEPAGIKALQQAFAEPTLRRETLDVLEVVGQGGAGEEELLAAALADPSAELRRRGVEVAAAIDRRLGRASHAATLRAALSDPDPLVRNAVLANASALPPQEAADVLRVALAHADPNVRAHAEGALVELAARAPAEAAGAAAEAAKHDDPYLRRAGLSMLERVSTQAPSQVSDVLGALVADAAVPEDTRVTALRLLRHGGASAEGLRPVIERAISVEGSPRLRAAALPIFSRTLEPDQAEELARTETKGPVLSRAAAAAIWGTLSQARPEATAKALKVALLDPAPEVRAEAARALGGLKRDGLALLARTLLDSHLEVLRGGLDASVELATGNAPVVIDTLTKGLRLVRPAWRSEIVGALGRVGDKQASLVLPPLIRAFKEGPGDAKRAVARTLCDLSRSEPQVTSPYLRLVARDTDGSVRAAAAACLDDLAAGDPKGAARLARELAVAEDPAVRAAAAQSLGRLAKAAPELVAAPLLALASDPQAPPPTSRPPGPHRCRRKRTGVRAARGRRAGARCLDSPG